In Amia ocellicauda isolate fAmiCal2 chromosome 7, fAmiCal2.hap1, whole genome shotgun sequence, one genomic interval encodes:
- the cep19 gene encoding centrosomal protein of 19 kDa isoform X2: MPVRNFSKFSDCSKAAERLKNTVRHSAYLQSVSMKQLERLHVILRDRLLGRSLEQSLASLDLDPNEDLNKLSDEELARKKAKMDELFERNRKKKDDPDFMYDIEVEFPVEDCAESCSWDDDDSEKL; this comes from the coding sequence ACTGCAGCAAGGCGGCAGAGCGCCTGAAGAACACTGTGCGGCACAGCGCCTACCTGCAGTCTGTGTCCATGAAGCAGCTCGAGAGGCTCCATGTGATCTTGCGAGACAGACTGCTGGGCCGCAGCCTGGAGCAGAGCCTGGCCTCCCTGGACCTGGACCCCAACGAGGACCTGAACAAGCTCAGTGACGAGGAGCTGGCCCGGAAGAAGGCCAAGATGGACGAGCTCTTTGAACGGAACCGCAAAAAGAAGGATGATCCTGATTTCATGTATGACATAGAGGTGGAGTTCCCTGTGGAGGACTGTGCAGAGTCCTGCAGCTGGGATGATGACGACTCAGAGAAGCTATAG